From the genome of Excalfactoria chinensis isolate bCotChi1 chromosome 14, bCotChi1.hap2, whole genome shotgun sequence, one region includes:
- the DCUN1D3 gene encoding DCN1-like protein 3 produces MGQCVTKCKNPSSTLGSKNGEREAGSKSHSKRSAVHKDDHTSACGKSSGDILVNGTKKADAAVESGPPSVFSGDTKKDSVSSAEESSLQKIGELFRRYKDEREDAILEEGMERFCSDLCVDPTEFKVLVLAWKFQAATMCKFTRKEFFEGCKAINADSIDGICARFPSLLHEAKQEDKFKDLYRFTFQFGLDSEEGQRSLHREIAIALWKLVFTQNKPPILDQWLHFLVENPSGIKGISRDTWNMFLNFTQVIGPDLSNYSEDEAWPSLFDTFVEWEMERRKKEEETKCIMSSDTGGLCREEQT; encoded by the exons ATGGGCCAGTGTGTCACCAAGTGCAAGAATCCTTCGTCTACCCTCGGCAGCAAAAACGGGGAAAGGGAAGCGGGCAGCAAGTCGCATAGCAAGAGAAGTGCTGTCCACAAGGATGACCACACTTCGGCGTGTGGGAAGTCCTCGGGAGATATACTCGTGAATGGGACAAAGAAAGCGGATGCTGCTGTGGAGTCTGGTCCaccttcagtgttttctgggGATACAAAGAAAGACTCTGTCTCCAGTGCAGAAGAATCGTCCCTCCAGAAGATTGGAGAATTATTTAGGAGATACAAGGATGAGCGGGAAGATGCCATACTGGAGGAAGGAATGGAACGATTTTGCAGTGACCTCTGTGTTGATCCCACTGAATTTAAAGTGCTAGTTCTGGCTTGGAAGTTCCAGGCTGCTACTATGTGCAAATTTACAAG GAAGGAGTTTTTTGAAGGCTGTAAAGCAATAAATGCGGACAGCATCGATGGCATTTGTGCGCGGTTCCCCAGCCTCTTACACGAAGCCAAGCAGGAAGATAAATTCAAGGATCTCTACCGCTTCACCTTTCAGTTTGGCCTGGACTCTGAGGAAGGACAGAGGTCGCTGCATCGGGAAATAGCCATTGCCCTTTGGAAATTAGTCTTCACCCAAAACAAGCCCCCCATTTTGGACCAGTGGTTGCACTTCCTAGTTGAGAACCCCTCAGGAATCAAGGGAATCTCCCGGGACACGTGGAACATGTTTCTAAATTTTACTCAGGTGATCGGACCAGACCTTAGCAACTACAGCGAAGACGAGGCCTGGCCGAGTCTCTTCGATACCTTTGtggagtgggaaatggagcggaggaaaaaggaagaggaaaccAAATGTATTATGTCTTCGGACACAGGGGGTCTGTGTAGGGAAGAACAGACTTAA